One part of the Eucalyptus grandis isolate ANBG69807.140 chromosome 10, ASM1654582v1, whole genome shotgun sequence genome encodes these proteins:
- the LOC104421543 gene encoding pre-mRNA-splicing factor CWC22 homolog has protein sequence MARRHEDDESEDVKYDRRETERSHRHEDGYSRRGAIDGETGRGSHRDSKEDNGAKDGRERRRDHRREHGHRERDSEAGYRDRERDRYSSRDSEYEYERASHKRSERSRTNGDRHDRWRDDDSDGSPRKDREVYKGRDTSINNDKEGRDRKKVDDSKPEQTTLREGNKNTDASTLGKSGGVYMPPFKLARMMKEVQDKTSVEYQRLTWDALRKSINGLVNKVNATNIKNIIPELFAENLIRGRGLFCRSCMKSQMASPGFTDVFAALVAVVNTKFPEVGELLLRRIVLQLKRAYKRNDKPQLLAAVKFIAHLVNQQVAHEIIALELLTVLLENPTDDSVEVAVGFVTECGSIMQDLSPKGLHGIFERFRGILHEGEIDKRVQFLIEGLFAIRKAKFQGYPAVRPDLDLVEQEDQLTHEISLQEDIDPEITLDIFKPDPQFAENEKRYEELKKTILGDESEEEEDSEEGSEDGSDEESEEEDDEQMKIKDETETNLVNLRRTIYLTIMSSVDFEEAGHKLLKIKLEPGQEMELCIMLLECCSQERTYLRYYGLLGQRFCMINKVHQENFEKCFVQQYSMIHRLETNKLRNVAKFFAHLLGTDALPWHVLAYIRLTEEDTTSSSRIFIKILFQELSEHLGIRLLNERLNDPLMQDSFESIFPRDNPKNTRFSINFFTSIGLGGITENLREYLKNMPRLIMQQQQQQASSETDEDSGSLSSSESDESDSESSSESDSGSSDRDRDRRRSKKRRRN, from the exons ATGGCGAGAAGGCACGAAGATGATGAATCTGAAGATGTAAAGTATGATAGACGAGAAACGGAGAGAAGCCACCGGCATGAAGATGGTTACAGTCGGCGGGGAGCAATAGACGGTGAGACGGGGAGAGGATCTCATCGAGATTCGAAGGAAGACAATGGGGCGAAGGATGGACGGGAAAGAAGGAGAGATCATCGGCGTGAGCATGGGCACAGGGAGCGGGATTCTGAAGCTGGTTACAGAGACAGGGAGAGGGATAGGTATTCATCACGGGACTCTGAGTATGAATATGAAAGGGCCTCGCACAAGAGATCAGAGCGTAGTAGGACCAATGGTGATAGACATGATAGATGGAGGGATGATGATAGTGACGGGAGTCCTAGAAAAGATAGAGAGGTTTACAAAGGGCGAGATACCTCAATTAACAATGACAAAGAGGGAAGAGATCGCAAGAAGGTTGATGATTCGAAACCAGAACAAACAACATTGCGGGAGGGCAATAAGAACACCGATGCTTCAACCTTGGGCAAAAGTGGAGGAGTTTACATGCCACCATTTAAGTTGGCCAGAATGATGAAAGAGGTCCAAGACAAAACTAGTGTTGAGTATCAAAGGTTGACATGGGATGCTTTAAGGAAGAGTATAAATGGTCTAGTGAATAAAGTCAATGCAACAAACATTAAGAATATCATTCCAGAACTTTTTGCTGAGAATCTTATCCGAGGAAGGGGTCTTTTCTGCCGTTCTTGTATGAAGTCTCAAATGGCTTCTCCAGGATTCACAGATGTCTTTGCTGCATTGGTTGCTGTTGTCAATACAAAGTTTCCAGAGGTTGGCGAGCTTCTACTTAGAAGGATTGTTTTGCAACTTAAGAGAGCTTATAAGCGGAATGACAAG CCTCAATTACTTGCTGCTGTTAAATTCATAGCACATCTGGTTAACCAGCAAGTGGCTCATGAGATTATCGCTTTGGAGCTGCTCACTGTTCTGCTGGAAAATCCTACCGATGATAGTGTAGAGGTGGCTGTTGGCTTTGTGACTGAGTGTGGTTCCATAATGCAAGACCTTTCTCCTAAAGGTTTACATG GTATCTTTGAGCGGTTTCGTGGAATTCTTCATGAAGGTGAAATAGATAAGCGAGTTCAGTTTTTGATTGAAGGTCTTTTTGCCATTAGAAAAGCTAAGTTTCAG GGTTATCCCGCGGTTCGCCCAGACTTGGACCTTGTGGAGCAAGAAGATCAACTGACACATGAGATATCACTCCAGGAGGACATTGATCCAGAAATTACTCTTG ACATATTCAAGCCTGATCCGCAATTTGCGGAGAATGAGAAGCGTTATGAAGAATTGAAGAAAACCATTCTTGGTGACGAgtctgaggaggaagaagattctgAAGAAGGCTCAGAAGATGGATCAGATGAGGaatctgaggaagaagatgatgaacagatGAAAATTAAAGATGAGACAGAGACTAATCTTGTAAACCTCCGGAGAACAATCTATTTGACGATTATGTCCAGTGTTGATTTCGAGGAAGCAGGGCATAAGCTATTAAAAATTAAGCTTGAACCTGGACAAGAG ATGGAGTTATGCATAATGCTGTTGGAGTGCTGCAGTCAAGAGAGAACTTACCTCCGTTATTATGGTTTGCTGGGGCAGCGGTTTTGCATGATCAACAAAGTACATCAGGAGAATTTTGAGAAGTGCTTTGTTCAGCAATATTCAATGATTCACCGTCTTGAGACTAATAAACTGAGAAATGTGGCAAAATTTTTTGCCCATTTACTTGGGACGGATGCACTTCCATGGCATGTCTTGGCGTACATACGATTGACTGAGGAGGACACCACTTCTTCGTCGCGTATATTTATTAAAATCCTTTTCCAG GAACTATCGGAGCATCTAGGGATCCGGTTGCTTAATGAACGCCTGAATGATCCATTAATGCAGGATTCCTTTGAGTCAATATTCCCCAGAGACAATCCCAAGAACACAAGATTCTCGATTAACTTTTTCACATCCATTGGGCTCGGTGGCATCACTGAGAACTTGCGCGAATATTTGAAGAACATGCCACGCCTCATtatgcagcagcagcagcagcaagctTCATCAGAAACAGATGAAGACTCGGGAAGTTTGAGCTCATCAGAGTCGGATGAATCCGATTCTGAATCTTCTTCTGAATCAGACTCCGGTTCATCTGACCGGGACAGGGATAGAAGACGCAgtaagaagaggaggagaaattaG
- the LOC104421544 gene encoding DNA damage-repair/toleration protein DRT100 yields MDSPLFCVALLLLAAASAVDCCPPSDRAALLAFRASLHEPYLGIFNSWTGTDCCWNWYGVSCDAETRRVADINLRGESEDPIFERAKRTGYMTGTISPAICRLKGLASLTLADWKGITGEIPSCITTIPFLRVFDLIGNRLSGEIPANIGKLHRLTVLNVADNMITGEIPRSLTNLSSLMHLDMRNNRISGPLPRDFGKLRMLSRALLSGNRITGTIPDSVSDIYRLADFDLSFNQLSGPIPLSLGKMAVLATLNLDSNKISGPIPRTLINSAVSTLNLSRNALQGTIPDVFGPRSYFTALDLSYNGLRGPIPRSISSASFIGHMDLSHNHLCGRIPGGAPFDHLEASSFAYNDCLCGKPLRAC; encoded by the coding sequence ATGGACTCTCCCTTGTTCTGCGTCGCCCTGCTACTTCTCGCCGCCGCATCCGCCGTCGACTGCTGCCCTCCGTCCGACCGGGCGGCCCTCCTGGCCTTTAGAGCCAGCCTCCACGAGCCCTACCTAGGCATCTTCAACTCCTGGACCGGCACCGACTGCTGCTGGAACTGGTACGGCGTCAGCTGCGATGCCGAGACCCGCCGCGTTGCCGACATCAACCTCCGCGGCGAGTCAGAGGACCCGATCTTCGAGCGGGCGAAGCGGACCGGTTACATGACGGGCACCATCTCCCCGGCTATATGCAGGCTCAAGGGCCTCGCCAGTCTGACGCTTGCCGACTGGAAGGGCATCACCGGCGAGATCCCGAGCTGCATCACCACGATCCCGTTCCTCCGGGTCTTTGACCTGATAGGGAACCGCCTCTCCGGCGAGATCCCCGCGAACATTGGGAAGCTCCACCGCCTAACGGTGCTCAATGTTGCGGACAACATGATCACCGGCGAGATCCCCCGGTCATTGACCAATCTCTCGAGCTTGATGCACTTGGACATGAGGAACAACCGGATCTCGGGTCCACTGCCCCGAGATTTCGGGAAGCTGAGGATGTTGAGCCGGGCTCTGCTAAGCGGGAACCGGATCACGGGGACCATACCCGACTCGGTTTCGGACATATACCGATTGGCGGACTTCGACCTTTCTTTCAACCAGCTATCAGGTCCGATCCCGCTTTCTCTCGGCAAGATGGCGGTCCTCGCCACGCTGAACCTCGACTCGAACAAGATCTCCGGCCCCATCCCCCGAACTCTGATCAACTCCGCGGTGAGCACCTTGAACCTCAGCAGGAACGCTCTCCAAGGCACGATCCCGGACGTCTTCGGGCCGAGGTCCTACTTCACCGCGCTCGACCTCTCGTACAACGGCCTCCGCGGCCCGATCCCGAGGTCCATATCGTCCGCGTCCTTCATCGGGCACATGGACCTTAGCCACAACCACCTCTGCGGGCGGATCCCGGGGGGTGCACCGTTCGACCACCTCGAGGCGTCGTCCTTCGCGTACAACGACTGCCTCTGCGGGAAGCCCCTCCGAGCATGTTAA